A window from Balearica regulorum gibbericeps isolate bBalReg1 chromosome 1, bBalReg1.pri, whole genome shotgun sequence encodes these proteins:
- the C1H11orf54 gene encoding ester hydrolase C11orf54 homolog: MAKVERFAFHVPSLEELAGVLQKGLKENFADAQVSVVDCPDLTKEPFNFPAKGICGNPRIADVGGVPYLIPLVQKEKVYDLNTVAKDIELPGAFILGAGAASSKILGVNAELIPIVQTKSEKKPAVNGSYIAQINPADKECLLEKYSSKYSDCEFGLLANLYASEGQPGKVIEVKANGRTGELNFVSCLRQILEKHYGEKPVGMGGTFIIQKGKAKIHIMPPEFSACPLNTDEDVNNWLKFFEMKAPLICQTVIVSRDPGFDLRVEHTHCFSHHGEGGHYHQDTSPDSVQYLGYLLPAELLFRIDRPQETHLVGRD; this comes from the exons ATGGCCAAAGTCGAAAGGTTTGCTTTTCACGTTCCAAGTTTGGAGGAGCTTGCGGGGG TTTTGCAGAAAGGccttaaagaaaattttgctgATGCTCAAGTCTCTGTTGTAGACTGTCCTGATTTGACTAAGGAACCCTTCAACTTTCCTGCTAAAG GAATCTGTGGAAATCCTAGAATAGCAGATGTGGGAGGCGTTCCTTACCTCATACCTcttgtacagaaagaaaaa GTTTACGATCTAAATACAGTTGCAAAAGACATAGAATTGCCTGGAGCTTTCATTCTTGGAGCCGGAGCTGCTTCATCTAAGATTCTTGGAGTAAATGCTGAG CTTATCCCTATTGTTCAAACTAAGAGTGAAAAAAAGCCTGCTGTAAATGGGAGCTACATTGCTCAGATAAATCCTGCAGATAAAGAGTGCCTGCTTGAGAAGTACAGCAGTAAATATAGTGACTGTGAGTTTGGGCTGTTGGCCAACCTTTATGCCAGTGAGGGCCAACCTGGTAAG GTCATTGAAGTGAAAGCCAATGGAAGAACTGGGGAACTTAACTTTGTGTCTTGTCTGAGACAAATTCTAGAGAAACACTATGGAGAAAAGCCAGTTGGGATGGGAGGTACATTTATCATTCAGAAGGGGAAAGCCAAGATTCACATTATG CCTCCAGAATTTTCTGCCTGCCCTCTGAATACCGATGAGGATGTGAACAACTGGCTCAAATTCTTTGAAATGAAGGCTCCACTGATTTGCCAGACAGTAATAGTTTCCAGAGATCCA GGCTTCGATCTGCGCGTGGAGCACACCCACTGTTTCAGCCACCACGGGGAAGGAGGCCACTACCACCAGGACACCAGCCCCGACAGCGTGCAGTACCTGGGCTACCTCCTGCCCGCCGAGCTGCTCTTCCGCATCGACAGGCCCCAGGAGACGCACTTGGTGGGGAGAGACTGA